Genomic window (Prosthecobacter fusiformis):
AGGTCTGCCGGTGAACTGGGGAGTGTGGGTAAAGGGATGGCGGAGACGGCCCATTGCTGGAGGGTCTGCTGGAGAATCTGCTGAGTGGTCGTGTGCGGGCTGTGATAGATGATGCGCTGGTTTTTAATGCAGGCCATCCAGCCGATTTCCTCTTCACGCCCAGCATCGTCCTGGGCAATGCGGAGAGGAAGTTCGAAAAAGAAATCCGAACCCTGGCCTTCTTCGCTAATGACGCTGATCTCTCCGCCCATGAGGCGGCAGAGTTTTCGGCAAATGGCCAGGCCGAGGCCGGTTCCGCCATATTTGCGGGTGGTGGAACTGTCCGCCTGAGTAAAGGCCTGAAACAGGCTGCCGATCTTGTCCGGCGGGATGCCGATGCCTGTATCCCGAACGGAGAAGTGGAGGTGAGCGACGTCACCCTTCGGCGTTTTGCGGTTCACCTGGCGGGCCAGGATGAGGATCTCACCATTCTCAGTAAACTTGATGGCATTTCCAACTAGGTTTACCAGCACCTGCTTGATACGCTGGAAATCACCCCGGAACATGCGCGGCAGGGCAGGATCCATGTGGAAATTGATTTCGATTTTTTTCTCGGCTGCGCGGTAGGAAAAGACATCCGCCACCTCAGCCAGCAGTTTTTCCATTTCCACAGGCAGGTCCTCGACCTCCATTTTTGAAGATTCGATTTTGGAGAAATCCAGGATGTCATTGATGAGGTGGAGCAGCGATTCACCACTGCTGCGGATCATGCGCACCAGTTCCTCCTGCTCATGGTCCAGACCCATCTCGATGAGGAGGGAGGTCGTGCCAATGATGCCGTTCATTGGGGTGCGAATCTCATGGCTCATGTTGGCCAGGAAATCACCTTTGGCGGCGGTGGCTACCTCCGCCTGTTTGCGGGCAGCTTGAAACTCACCGACCATTTGCTGGCGGCGGGATTCCTCCTGCTGAAAGCCTGAGATGGCGGAATTGAACTGGGCTTGCAGAGCATCCAGGTCATCCATGCCTTGGGCGGGCAATCGGTAGTTAAGGTGGCCCTGGCGCAGCGCATCGAAACCTTCTTTCAGTGAAGCTGTCTTCCGGCTTATGCTGCGGCCGACGAGATAAAAGCCAAGGATGGCAGGCAGCATGCCGATACTGGCCCCAAGAATGGGGACCATGAGACGAGGGAGAGTGACCAAATGGCTGATGTGGACTTGTGGCTGGCGTGCAATGACAACGCCGGCGATGCGGCCTTCAGCATTCATCAACGGGGCACCTGCCAGTAGCCACTCGCGAGGCTGGTCCAAACTGGTTTGGAGGGTCACGGGGGAATCGCCAATAACCACGGAAGAACCGGCCATGACACGGTAAACGATGTCCTGCAATTGCTCGGTATCGGGTTCTGTGGGGAGAAACTCGAGGGGCGTATCATGTACGATGACAAAGGGGGACTTGTGCACCGGCGGCAGGCCAGCCACAGCATTGGGGCCGACGATTTCCATCCGCAGCCCAAGGTCCTGCACCAAGGGTGGGACATCCACCACTTGCAGGCGCATTTTTAAATGGATGATGGAATCCTGCGTCTGCTTCGGAGCACTGATAAGTTCAGCCGGTGAAAGGCCTTGCGCATGCAACTCCGTCTGTGCCGCCTGGACGATGGCACCGATGTATGAACGCTGCACCATGCGCAGGATTTGAAAGTCCTGCCAGATGAACGCGGCGGCAGTGACGCAAACGCCAATAAGCACGGCCACGAGGCCGAGCACCATGAAACGGGCGGCTATTGAGAAACGCAAATTCATGCCGGCGTGTCATGAGTCGCCCGATCTTTGGCAAGTCCACGGCGCACGGTGGCCACCAGGTGCTCCAGCGTGTAAGGCTTTTGCAGGACGTCCGTGAATCCGATGGCTTGGCAGAGGTCACGTGCATCTTCCTGGAAGAAGCCGCTGCAGGCGATGACGCACAGGTCAGGGTCCACTTTGTGGAGCTGCTCCATGACTTCAAAACCCGAGAGGCCGCCGGGCATGGTCAGGTCCAGCACCACGACTGAGAAGCGGTCCGGTGTCTGAAGGGACTCCTGAAAAAGCTGGAGAGCCTGGGCACCACAATCCGTGGCGACGACTTCCATGCCGTGAGCGTTGAGGATGGCTTTCGTGACGGCGAGCATCTGGTGCTCGTCATCCACGACCAGGATGCGTCCATGGGTGCGGTGGGGTTGGGAGGATGCAGTTAACATATTCGGGAGAGAATGAGTCGTTGGTTAGGCGGCGGTGTAGGCGAGGCATTTGATCTCATCCAGGCTGGTATGGCCTGCGATCACTTGCAGGAGCCCCTCCTGATACAGTGAAAAGAAACCGTGTTTAAAAGCACAGGCGCGCATGGCGGACATGGGAGCAGCTTCTTCAATAAGGTCCCGCAGCTCAGTGCTGATTTCGTTGAGCTCCATGAGGGCTACCCGTCCTGAATAGCCTGTGCCATGGCATTCCTGGCAGCCGACCGGAGTATAAATGGGCTGGGTGAGTGGCTGTGATATCACATTTTGTTTGGCCATCAGCTCCTGTACGTCCGGCGGCACGGTCATGGGTCGCTTGCAAAAGGTACACAGCCTGCGGACGAGGCGCTGTGCCTGAGAAAGGGCCAGCGAATCTGCCAGCAGATACTTTTCTACCCCCATGCTCATGAGCCGGGATACGGCCCGCAGGCTGTCATTGGCATGCAGAGTGGTCAGCACAAGGTGACCAGTGAGGGCGGCATTCACGGCCGCATTGGCCGTCTCAGCATCACGTGACTCACCGATGAGGATGATGTCCGGGTCAGCACGGAGGAGAGAGCGGAGGCCATTGGCAAAGTCGAGACCTACATGGGGATTGGTCTGTGTCTGGTTGATGCCCTCCACTTCGTACTCAATGGGGTCCTCAATGGTCTGGATGTTGACGCTGTCGTCGTTAACGCTGTTGAGCAAGGCGTAGAGGGTGGTCGTCTTACCCGAGCCCGTGGGACCTGTGACTAGAATGAGTCCCTGGTCCCGCGTCATAGTGCGATTAAGGATGTCAATCTGGCGCTGGCCAAGATTGAAATCTGCCAGCCGCTTGACGC
Coding sequences:
- a CDS encoding response regulator, producing MLTASSQPHRTHGRILVVDDEHQMLAVTKAILNAHGMEVVATDCGAQALQLFQESLQTPDRFSVVVLDLTMPGGLSGFEVMEQLHKVDPDLCVIACSGFFQEDARDLCQAIGFTDVLQKPYTLEHLVATVRRGLAKDRATHDTPA
- a CDS encoding ATP-binding protein encodes the protein MNLRFSIAARFMVLGLVAVLIGVCVTAAAFIWQDFQILRMVQRSYIGAIVQAAQTELHAQGLSPAELISAPKQTQDSIIHLKMRLQVVDVPPLVQDLGLRMEIVGPNAVAGLPPVHKSPFVIVHDTPLEFLPTEPDTEQLQDIVYRVMAGSSVVIGDSPVTLQTSLDQPREWLLAGAPLMNAEGRIAGVVIARQPQVHISHLVTLPRLMVPILGASIGMLPAILGFYLVGRSISRKTASLKEGFDALRQGHLNYRLPAQGMDDLDALQAQFNSAISGFQQEESRRQQMVGEFQAARKQAEVATAAKGDFLANMSHEIRTPMNGIIGTTSLLIEMGLDHEQEELVRMIRSSGESLLHLINDILDFSKIESSKMEVEDLPVEMEKLLAEVADVFSYRAAEKKIEINFHMDPALPRMFRGDFQRIKQVLVNLVGNAIKFTENGEILILARQVNRKTPKGDVAHLHFSVRDTGIGIPPDKIGSLFQAFTQADSSTTRKYGGTGLGLAICRKLCRLMGGEISVISEEGQGSDFFFELPLRIAQDDAGREEEIGWMACIKNQRIIYHSPHTTTQQILQQTLQQWAVSAIPLPTLPSSPADLARELDDSAVFILDASEHTPATATAIMQAATSQGTGLLVLLPLTLWKLRDQFVPVGYARFVKLSKPAKRRELLRSLAELVQMPKVAPPPAAPVLQQPALRPPTHPFASPTPWGAPPPPAYAPAMAQPDPNPAWLHPPPPAPPTPPALTSFFDQSADDLPSQTRAAQAGHDAHISPETNRAIAVAATAKGDSFAHIHPARILLVEDQPLNQKIATMLLQRLGYAQVDVANNGQEAVEMVNASTYDLVFMDLQMPVMGGIEAAKAIRSNFHLKNQPAIIAMTGHALTGVKEECTNVGMNAFLTKPVSLDDFRKTIPPCLEKEAALRPMLL